A stretch of the Ictidomys tridecemlineatus isolate mIctTri1 chromosome 5, mIctTri1.hap1, whole genome shotgun sequence genome encodes the following:
- the LOC101976685 gene encoding alpha-1-antitrypsin-like protein GS55-LT translates to MMPSSISWGLLLLAGLSCLATGCLIEDSEKSDAPKHDQENSASHKIAPNLAEFAFSLYRMLAHESNTTNIFFSPVSIATALGSLSLGTKADTHTQIMDGVGFNLMEISEAEIHQGFQHLLQNLNKSNSQLQLTTGNGLFIDHNMKLLDKFLEDVKNLYHSEAFSTDFTNTEEAKKQINTYVEKGTQGKIVDLVKDLDRDSVLALVNYIFFKGTLEKHFKADHTMEQDFHVDEATTVRVPMMNRLGMFDLHYCPTLSSMVLKMKYLGNVTAIFIMPKVGRMEYVEDTLTKEFLDKLLKKDYSGKATVHFPKLIISGTMDLKSVLTRLGITKVFSHEADLSGITEDAPLRVSQALHKAVLTIDERGTEDEGDTVKGPMALTLAPEVKFDRPFLVTLYDHSTESLLFVGRVVNPTIH, encoded by the exons ATGATGCCATCGTCTATCTCgtggggcctcctgctgctggccgGCCTCAGCTGCCTGGCCACTGGCTGCCTGATTGAGGATTCTGAGAAGTCAGATGCACCCAAGCATGACCAGGAGAACTCAGCCTCCCACAAGATTGCCCCGAACCTGGCCGAGTTTGCCTTTAGCCTCTACCGTATGCTGGCCCATGAGTCCAACACCACCAACATCTTCTTCTCCCCTGTGAGCATCGCCACGGCCTTGGGCTCCCTCTCTCTGGGCACCAAGGCTGACACTCACACCCAGATCATGGATGGCGTGGGCTTCAACCTCATGGAGATCTCAGAGGCTGAAATCCACCAGGGCTTCCAGCATCTTCTCCAAAACCTCAACAAGTCCAACAGCCAGCTCCAGCTGACCACTGGCAACGGCCTCTTCATTGACCACAATATGAAGCTGCTGGACAAGTTCTTGGAGGATGTCAAGAACCTGTACCACTCAGAGGCCTTCTCCACCGACTTCACAAACACCGAAGAGGCCAAGAAGCAGATCAACACTTATGTGGAGAAAGGGACCCAAGGAAAAATTGTGGATTTGGTGAAAGATCTGGACAGAGACTCAGTTCTCGCCCTGGtgaactacattttctttaaag GCACATTGGAGAAACACTTCAAGGCTGATCACACCATGGAGCAAGACTTCCATGTGGACGAGGCCACCACTGTGAGGGTGCCCATGATGAACCGCCTGGGCATGTTTGACCTGCACTACTGCCCCACGCTGTCCAGCATGGTGCTAAAGATGAAATACCTGGGCAATGTCACCGCCATCTTCATCATGCCCAAGGTGGGGAGAATGGAGTATGTGGAGGACACCCTCACAAAGGAATTCCTCGACAAGTTGCTGAAAAAAGATTACAGCGG CAAAGCCACAGTTCACTTCCCCAAACTGATCATCTCTGGAACCATGGATCTGAAGTCTGTCCTGACACGTCTGGGCATCACCAAGGTCTTCAGCCATGAGGCTGACCTGTCTGGGATCACGGAGGACGCTCCCCTAAGGGTCTCCCAG GCCCTGCATAAGGCTGTGCTGACCATCGATGAGAGAGGCACAGAGGATGAAGGGGACACCGTTAAGGGACCCATGGCCCTGACTCTTGCCCCTGAGGTGAAATTCGACAGGCCCTTCCTCGTGACCCTCTATGATCACTCCACCGAGAGCCTCCTCTTTGTGGGGAGGGTGGTGAACCCCACAATACATTAG
- the LOC101963508 gene encoding LOW QUALITY PROTEIN: alpha-1-antitrypsin-like protein GS55-LT (The sequence of the model RefSeq protein was modified relative to this genomic sequence to represent the inferred CDS: inserted 2 bases in 2 codons) — MPSSIFWXLLLLASLSCLATGCLIEDSEESDASKHDQEHPACHRIAPNLAKFAFCLYRVLAHDSNTTNIVFSPIIIXTALASISLGTKADTHTQILEGLGFNLTETAEADIHQGFQHLLQTLNRPNIQLQLTTGSVLLIDHNLKLLDKYLVDVKNLYHSEVFSTDFTNTEEAKKQISGVAWAVGAQTLSGPLWTLAMVPRSVPSRERPGVPEQEALTESHLV; from the exons ATGCCGTCCTCTATCTTtt gcctcctgctgctggccaGCCTCAGCTGCCTGGCCACTGGCTGCCTGATTGAGGATTCTGAGGAGTCAGATGCATCCAAGCATGACCAGGAGCACCCAGCCTGCCACAGGATCGCCCCAAATCTGGCCAAGTTTGCCTTCTGCCTCTACCGTGTGCTGGCCCATGACTCCAACACCACCAACATTGTCTTCTCCCCTATCATCA CCACGGCCTTGGCCTCGATCTCGCTGGGCACCAAGGCTGACACTCACACCCAGATCCTGGAGGGCCTGGGCTTCAACCTCACGGAGACTGCAGAGGCTGACATCCACCAAGGCTTCCAGCATCTTCTCCAAACCCTCAACAGGCCCAACATCCAGCTCCAGCTGACTACAGGCAGTGTCCTCTTAATTGACCACAATCTGAAGCTGCTGGACAAGTACTTGGTGGATGTCAAGAACCTGTACCACTCAGAGGTCTTCTCCACCGACTTCACAAACACCGAAGAGGCCAAGAAGCAGATCTCAGGAGTGGCCTGGGCTGTGGGCGCACAGACACTTTCAGGCCCTCTTTGGACACTGGCCATGGTTCCTAGGTCTGTTCCAAGCAGAGAGAGGCCTGGGGTCCCAGAGCAGGAAGCACTGACTGAGAGCCACCTGGTCTAA